AACAACGGAGAAAAAGTGTAGAAAATCCTCTCCTTTACCACTGACCACATCATACTGCAGTAGCAAATTCAGACCTGAATCAACAGAGCCTGCCACAACTAGAACACTTTGGAGAAGTCAGCAGGATCATGAACATTGGAATGTGCAACCTGAGGGAGCTCAACCTTTCCTCTGACGAAAAACCTCTCGCTGACCCACGCAGGTCACATCAAAACAGCTGTTTGCAACTAAAGTAGACTAATcaaaccttttaaaatgaaGAGTTTTCCACCCATCTTTTATATGGAAAGGAACAATTGTAAATactgaaatagattttaaagAGTTTGCAGTCCAGGTCTGACAATTTCACCATGCAAACCACCAAGCTAGTCGAATTCTGAACTGGCTACAGAAAGACTTGAAAGTGATCTTTACAAACATGAGAATAAAAACACAAACGTGTTTCTTTGCCTTCAGGAGTAACAGTGACTTTAGTGATCTATGTCACATGAAATAGGACTTCAGGTAGAACTTAGCTAGAATTTGCTCTTTACCAAATAAAATAGGGAAATTACCAACATAAGAAAGgtatcacattttatttctcacaAGAGACATTTTGTGCTATTCTATTTTAGTGTTTATTCCTGTTTCAAATGGTTCTTCCAACTGCAGCACACCCCACAGCTGAACCAGAGTGTACCTACTTCATATCAAAGACAGACTTCATTCCCCACAATGCAGATAGAGGTTGGCTCCATGTAGCAGATGTCAGCAATAAAGATCCATCCTGAATTTCCAGATTGGCatagagggaaggaaaagaacacCAGGGAAAACAGAGGTCATCATTTTACCTGTACACTTTTAATTTACAAGATCAATTTAGAAACTGTAGAGCAGACACTTTTGTGCTTAAAACTACTCCTATAGGGATAAAATCCAAGTATCCAATACTATGTATAACAAAGAGCCCAAAGTAGACAAACTTTACAGGTAACAATAGGAACAATCTATGATGTTAACAGCAGATAAAATCAGGATAATTCATGGCTGAATTCTGATGCCCTATGAGGGGAGTCCATTCTGCTTataaatcttttctttcttactaGAATGAAAGGTTTCTTTCTCCAGTAAAGATATATAAACTCTGATATCTTATCTTACACATAAATAAATGTGTAATAGTCAGTTTAAGCATTTTTCCACTTCCAGACATACATATTAATTTCTTAAGAAGGCACAGAACCACTGTGTATCTTCTTTACTATCTTGGGAAGAAGAAACCCTAAATGTAGATTCACAAGAGCGACAATATGCAACTATTGTAAGTACCCCAACAACAGGCACTGCAGGCCAGCCAGTAGGTGCATTTCAGATGTACATATCCAGAtgagcccaaaacatcccaggGCTTAGGCAGTGAGAACTGCTAAAGATCAGAACAGGTCTGTGGTTCCTTACCCTGGATGGCTCAAGGTGCGTGATGGCAGAGTTGTGGCAGTTGTAACTGGCCTCTTCCTGTCCACTGAACACGTTATAGAGTTTCAACTGCCCCGTGCAAGTACCCAGCATTAAGAATCGTTCTCTTGCAGAAAATGCACAACAGGTAAAGCCACTCTCATCCTCATTTGCTTCCCTGAACACAGAAATTGGACGGAACCTAGAGAAGGCAAAAATACATGGGTAACCCAATGGagagaagcaaaactgaaatgctgTGTGATATTAAATCCAGCCCTTAAAGATTGCACAGATACAAGTTATAACTTTCTTCTAGAGTAAGCCAGGTGTCAGTTTGAAGACTAGTGCTTGAGTATTACAACAGTGTTTGCAATctttcagggtttgttttccaCTATGTGGTACTTCTGTTAAAGCACATCATTAAGCTGAAGCACTTGGACTCCATCTTCAAAGCTGGATTGATGGAAAACCTGTAATGTCAACACCTGGGTAAGTACAGAGAGCtagcaaaaaaaattcctaGCAGTTCTGAAACACTTAGCACAAGAAGATGTCATATGAGCTAAACAACACCCTGGTATCATAACTGCCCAGTGACACTGCTTTCACTGTGAATATGCTCTCACATCACCTTTAGAAATGTGTCACCTTTATTTTCATAAACTTTACATCACCTTCCAGTTTAACCTCAGGAAAGGCCACTGGTGGTGCTGATGATTCAGTTGCAAGAACAAAATAGAGATTTCACTGACCTACATCCGTCAGCCAACCATCCTCAAGGCTATGTTACCCTCTCATAAAATTGGTGCTGCATACTCACCTTCcaatggaaaacaaagagcTACCAGCTTCATTAGTCAATGTTGCTACTGACAATAAAGTGTGCTTTGTGTACTAAGGGTCGGCACTAAGGACAAGACAAACAGAACAACTACTAAAAATGCCTTTCAAGGCTCTTTCCCTGTCACTGTGAATGAAAACTCTTTTGTCTCCAAGGATACTCCACGGTGGGACTGCACAGCCTGAATCCAGGTAAGGCTCTTTGGCACAGGGTACATCCTGAGAGATAACAACATAGTTTTCTTCCTTACCTGCTGAATATAAGGTGTCTATCAAAGCAGCCACCATCCACCCCTCCGTACTTCGGAAAGGCCGCCCTGCGGGTCAGCCGTGAGGTAAAGTTAGTGGGCGCCTGGCGCCTCTGTTTTGGCTCAGGACACTGGTGGGGagtaaagagagagaaagggggaCAGGTGGCAACAGGGTTCTTGCAGCGGGCATGCTGCTCCCTAAGGTACTCTGTGATTATACTGTCCAGCGTGGGTGGGGAAGGAAGGTGTCTGTCCAGCTGCTTTTTGATAGCTGGGCTCTGGCTGTAGGCGCCATGGTCCGATTTTTGTCGCAACACTCTGATTTTCCTGCCGTTGCAGGGAGACGGCCTTTCCCTGACAAAGCTAATCCTGCCAATCAGAGGAGAATTGCTGGCATAAGAAGGGCCTGGAAGGGCAGGTGGGCCTTGGGATGCAGACGGTCTTGCCTGAGCATGGACAGAGGTGGCAGTGGAACCTACAGCAGTGTGGCTACTCAAACGGGCCGAGATGCCGTTAGCTATACGAGGAGTGCGAGGCAGAGTCACCGGAGAGGCAGCGGCTGCAACAGGGGTGAAGGCAGAAGAGTGAGATGCTGCAGTCATGGGCAGGTCAGCCTCTTTCGTAAGGACAGACGCCGTTTCCCCGAGGCCCTTAGAGATGAGATGGTTCcgaatcagcagcagcagctccttctcagGAAAAGTGATCCTCGACTGGGCCACCACATCCGCCTTCTGCAGCCGCGCCAGCGAGACATCCGTGCCGATGAGCAGGGGCTTCCCCGAGACGCGCTCGATGAGCTCGGCAGCGTACTTGCAGAACTTCACGTGCTCGCTGCGCTTGTCCTGCAGCACGGGCTCCTTCATCAGCTGCTGgatctggcagctgctgaacaggGGCAGCTTGCTGATGATCTGCCGGACGGTGCTGCTGCGTGACAGCCCCACCAGGGCTTTGCAGGCCAGGGCCCGGATCTGATCCGCGTCAGTGATCGGCATCTTCACAGACAGCAACGACAGCAGCACCTTGATGCCATTGTTGGACTGCACCACATTCCACATCTTGGCTAACGTGTGTTCACTGCTCTTGGGGGCCTGAGGAAGCTTCCGACGAGGAGTCCCAGAGATGAATTTCCCGATGCTGGAGATCCGGTTATCTGGGCCACACACACAATTGATGATGATCTGAAGGGCTGATTTCTGAATCTCAGCATCATGGATGAAAAACTCACCCTCAGCAACCCCAAGGATGATACTAATACCTAGTAAGGGAAAGAAACCGTTTCTTTATTACTCTAAAACTTATCTTACACAAGTTGATCAGACAAGTAAGGGAATCTTCTAacaaatttgaagaaaataggTACTTCCCTTAATTCCAGAAAATCCTGAAGTTCTGCTAAATAGTCTAAGACATATTCTTCTACCTCcctagcaaaatattttcctgccctgctgctcctccacctCATCATCAGTAGGTAATGTCACACAATCTCTTAGATTGATCAAGCACAGCCCAGGAGTAAAAAATCTAAAGTATCTGGACAGAGCAAGATGCACAGACATGCTCTGATTCCTACCGCATGGAGCAACTCTTTTATAAACATCAACAAAGTAAACCCtaagaggaaggaaggggacCAAGTCACAGAGGACAAAATAATCGTATCAACTTCCAAAAGGGATCAGGTGAAAAAGAAACTCTAGggcaactttttttccccacaaaattCCTCTTAGTTTCACGTCTGCTTCAGAATATCAAAACCTTCACAGAATTGGTGTTTGCCTAGAGGTGTTTTGTGCAAAAGGAATTGTCTTTTGCCTATATCTAGTATTCTgcctgcctttatttttattttcttacaaagaAAAGTGAGGCTCCAGTTAAAGTAGAAGCCTTGGATCTGATCCAGGCACATCTCACTCATTTACATGCTGAACCTGGAGGTAACCAGTTACAGCATAAGTCACACAGCAATAATTGTTCCTCTCCCTTACTCTCAAATGCCATATATCCTCAGGAGACCTAAATTTCCGAGAAACTGAGGAAACCTAATAGTCCCATTACAAAAGTATATTTGCCTCCACCTGTATTTAATGAGCTCTTGAAAACAAGTGCAAGAGAAAGACCTGCCTCTAAATTTGTAACATAACCACAGTGCTAATCATGACACAATTTTAACCACAGTGCACTCTCCCATCTATTTGCATCCTTGACAGTAACTCTGAGTACATGAATTATTTTAACCCTTGTCTCACTATAGGTGAGGAACAGCCAGCCAAAACCCAtgtaacagaagacaactgatAAATGTGCAAGTCATTAGGACCATATTCTGCTTACCCACAGTGGAAACAGTAGATCCAGCTTCATCTAACACATCCACAGGTTCTGCCAGTTGCAACTGGATTTTAGGTACTACAGTCAAGATGGCCAGTACATCCAAAGCGTATCGTACCGTGTCATTCCTGGAAGACAGCAACAGAAGAACTTCTTAGAATTGCATGTACAGAGCTGTTTCAATAGCATAAAATAGTATTCAATTTACTCTACTCCAAGAAATGGAAGTAAATCAGTCACATCTGCTGCATTTGATGGTGCCTTTTGATTTTAGAATGAAAAGGGCTGGTCTCCATAGAAGGTAGTGCTCACATGCACACCATTGCCTGCAGTCTGCCAACATTTATCTCACATGGCTCACAGGCTCCTAAAAACATAGtaattctgtatttataaaaataagaatgttAGGACTTACTAATGAAACCGTTCTAAATTAAGCTGCTAAATTTAATCTAACTCTACATCTTAGCTGGGAAACACTGCTGTCCAAAATACTCTGTCACCAGTTAACTGGGAAGGAAGTTTTTCTGAAGTCAAGGGAAACTGTTCAGCAGTAAACCAGACAACTCTGATAGTCAAAAAGACACCAACTTAGGCTCTAGCTCAAGAAAGATGCAGGAGTGTGGAAGGTGAAAAGGGATGTTCAGCAAGAGGTGAGAGAGCAGAAAAAcgcaaaaaaaaagagatttttcaccTGGTTGGAAAGGTAGGAGTTAATCCAGATTAGGTTAGCAATTAggaaacagctgcagaaggaaagaaacaggagaACACAAACTACCCCGGCAGGAGAGTGCAACCTGAGAGttggagggaggcagggaactacaaaagcaaaacaggatTTCAAAGGCTTTCAATTTAAGTTAGGCaaggagctcctgcaggcagcagaaataAGGAGGGAGTCCTGGCCCACCTCATTCCAGGATTAAAATATGTCTTAATTTCACCCTCTTCTTGGAGCATTTTCTAGcctttctcttaaaaaaaaggtaaacaAATTTTGAGACAGATAGAAAGAGGCACAGAACTGTGATGAAGCTTTTCTGAGAAATCAGTGCCATACTAATTCAAAGGCCTGAGGCATTTTGGCTCTTCAGAAATTTCTTGACATCCCTCTCTCTACCTTAAAATTTTAGTCCTGCTTTCCCCAGAGTTAGCTTTGATAATCACTGTGTTGCCACAGCACAGGCCCTTAACAGCACTAACCAGCATGTGCCTGTTTTAAACTATCAGGGCAGAAAATCTGGAAATGTAATGTCCTGTCCAAGAGTCACAAGTGCTGCACTCAAATAGAGCACTACAGCAAACAGCTCACCTTGCATAGTACGTCTTCCAGTTGCAGGCAATGGAAATGAGCTGAAGCATGAGCTGGACACAAGACAGCTTGAGAAAAACCTCTGCTGGCTCCCAGTAAAGCTGTGCTGGACCATATTCAATCAGGAACTCCATCATCTCCACAATCTGCTCATGAGTATAGGAGCAGGCCTGCAGGGTCCAAGGGACACCATTAGATCACAAGGGTTACAAACTTGCACATCAAATCCCTCACTGCTGGGATTAGACTGAAAACTGCATCTGTAAGATTAGACTACTCTGTGTCTTGAAGATTAAGTATTTACTTTCTGGTTGATTCCCCAGTTATAAAAGAATATAGCAACTGTCACTATAATGCACAATAATAAGCTTAAGGATAATATCCTTAAAGTTTCTTTACAGTCTCAGAAAACTAAGGcaaatttaagaagaaaagttacattaaattaaaattctacTCTGCTTTTAAGCTACTAATCTAGTAGTTACTACAGCACCACTCAATATACATCTATGCTAAAATACTAAAAAGGTTgctaaaaatattcagttacattttttaagttttgacTACAAAGcatactgaattaaaaaaattcctagCAAGTTTgcctttcaatatttttaattacatgagaaagcaacattttatatacatttttagtTACTGAAAAGAAGTGATTTCTGCAGAAGCAAAAACTTCCTTATATTTTCTTACTTCAGTTCCTCCAGAAAATCATCATAAATTAAATCAGAAACCACAGGTGAATATACTTTCTCAAAACCAGCAGCCCTAAAATCTAGTTTAGAAAAGGCCTACCAAAcgaacaaacccaaaacaaatcaacaaaaccagctttgcagggagaaatcaggaaaaaaaatcatagccAAGACTATGGATTATTATCTATCTGGATCTCACAGGTCATTTCTAAAAACAGTGGTgttcaaaacacatttcagttATCATTATCAAATTAAACTTACTTCTGGGTTTTTCAGCATTATGTACCTCTATATACATACAGATTTTGTTCTTTCAGAGATTCACAGCATAGAAAACCCCATAAATATCAAAAACAACCTGCCTTTGAGTTTTTGAGAGATGGAAAGGCCACAGCACACGAGCAGAAGCCTTAATCAAATGTAATTCAGAAAAACCTCAAGGGTTCCTCTGTATTTTCCTATTACAGTGCCATTCCACACAACAGGAAGAAAGTACAAATGAAACAATTGCAGCCTGCCTAGTTATTACACCGGCTTCAAAGGGTATCTACACGTGTCTACAGCTTGGATTCAATGGAGAAATGCAACAACCATGTGAAAAGCCTGCACTGTGCTCCTCACCTTGTAGGGGGGCTGTGGATGGACCAGGATGCCGCCCTCAGTGCGCTGCAGCGACTGCTTCACCTGCTCCAGTTTGATGGCAAGGTGAGCCTCGAAGTACCGGCGCAGCGCCATGCAGGTGTGCTTCCCCGTCTGGCGGCTGGCAAAGATCTCATCATCACTCAGGAGGGCTCCTTGGTCTTCCAGGTTTAAGATCTCCAGAGTGCTTATCTTCAGAAAGAAGTTGggtgtgaggaaaaaaaagtttcatcaGCTCAgtcttcaggaaaaaagcaTCTACAACTCTTAGCTGCTCTTGTACTAAACCCTAACACTGCCTTTGCTGTACAGGACATAGAAGTACACTGAGAGCTGACAAAGGCTGTCTGAACAGAAAAGggtctctgtgtgtgtaaataGCCAAAATTGAACCATGCCCTCTCCTTCACTATCTATGGagacagaaatcacagaatgaactaggctggaaaagacctttgagatcctcaagtccaacctatgacctaacacttcctcatcaactaaaccatggcactgagtgccacatgcagtttttttaaacatgtcCAGGGACGGTAACTGCAACCCCTTGCTGGGCAGATAattccagtgcccaatcactctttcaatgaatttttttctgacatcCAATCTAAAcgtcccctggcacagcttaagactgtcCTCTCGTTCTGTCAGTCATTGCCTGGGAGATGAGACCAACCCTTACCTGACtaggtagttgtagagagtggtaaggtcacccctgagtctcctttttttccaggctaaagAAGTCACATCAGTGTAGGTCTGGAGGCAGTGTTGTGCTGGCTATTATTAGGCATTATATGGCACCACACAGTGTGCTTGCACCCTGCAGCACTGATGTCCCTCAGTTAGACACAGCTCAAGCTGCAGGAATGCACAGCAAAACCCTGCAGACATTGCAGCTTTTCTACTTGAACAGTGTCTTGAACTTGTGCCCAGAAGGTACCATagctcctgcagcacacacacagccatTCCTCTCATGGAACAAAGCTGCATTTATCCACATCTAATAGCATGCATGTCTATGTGGAGTGGTAAGAAACATCTGGACTATCACTAAGCCACCACTGCTTGAATGAGTATTGCTTAACCCAGGAGTTGCACCAAAAAAGCTCCCAAAGGGTATAAGGCCTCTAGATAATAAtcacaataataaaaataataaagataaaaGGATGCATGTGAGTGTCGCTTAGAAAACTCAACCCACCTCTCCATCTCTTGGGAACTGaggaggaaaaaccccaaacaacaccAAAGAACAAAACTCTACGAAGTTGCATTTACAAGGTGCAAAACCTGCCACTAAACCCCCGTTCCCTACTAAAGGCCGCAGCCCTTACCAGGTTAACCAGACGTCGCAGCCCATCGTGCCTATCAAACAGCTCCAGGACAGCACGGAAGGAGAAGCAAATGGAGAAGAACATGGTGGCATGGCAGCAGCCTGAGGCATGGGAGCACTCCATCAGCCACAAGGTGTAGTTCACTACATCTGAAAGCACATTATGGGGGTGCATGCACACCTAGAAAGCAAAAGAACACTCTTGAGGAGGACTTCAAACAGATTGCTTAAGAGACTTGGTCCAAGGAGAATGAAGACTCTTTGAGAGGACAAGTATCAGCTATTCCCAGCTTGACTTGAGACATGAAATAAGAAGTCCCATTTCCAGACCAGTAAAAATAGCTGCTGACTAATAAAGACTAAAAAAGAATATGAATTGGCAATGTAGGATTAGAAATTGGTCCGTTTCCAGGGCAAAGCACAATGAATACAGCAGCCTTAGTGTAGTATAATTCCAGAGTCCTTCTCCATACACTTCCACATATCCAAAGAATGCTTCGCTAGAGGCAGACAAGTTTCCACTGAAGAAACACAAATTCTGCTCAGTGGAACCAAGTACCATATGCAATGCTGAGGTACTAGCAAACTCTGGCAGCACTGAAGCCTAGGGTAATTGCAAGGATTGTCAAATGCAAGACTAGAGCCTGTCTCTTCTCTGGAAACACACAACTGAGCTGGTCTTTTCCTGCTCTCAGGCCGTGCCTCTGAGATGTGCAGACCATGTGCTCAGAACTGCACTTTTGCATTTGTCTATTTACTTCTACTGAGGAGGAACTGGGAACCCTCTGTCAGGGTCAGTGACAAGAGAACTGAAGTGCTGGCACCAGCTGCTGTGTGCCAAGTTAGCAGAGTTTTCCATCTCTTCCCTGCTGGTGTTGGATATACTCAAAGAACACAGTGCTACCAGCTTCAGACCTACCAGCATGGACTACTTGACAGGGGACTGTACCCTGAAGCTGGCTTCCTCTGAAATCCAAAATGTACCACAGATACCTGCTCTACCTGGTATCTGAACATACTGGGGATAAGATCTGGCAGAACATCTGGAACCATGCATGGAGAAAAACCATCTCAGGTGTAGTAGTCCATTGGAACAGataggaaaagaaaggcaaatgaGAATGAAGGAGGTTTTCGTTGAGATTTTttgagggaaagagggaagaataGAATGAACAGAGTGATTAAAGTATTAAGACAATGCTGACAAGGTCTTCTGTTACTTCCCTAGGAACTGAAATCCACACCCTTGAAACAAAACACTGTTATTCATATACACACCTTGAAACAATACACTATTATTCATATACCTCCTAATGCCTCTGCATATATCAATCATCCAtataaatttgcttttaagCTTAGATTATGTTTATTCACTGTTTGAACACAGGTAGAAACACTGAGAAATTATGGGAATCACGGCAGTTACAGTACAAGAACAACTCTTACCCTCTCCATAGCATCTTGATTGTACGACAAGTAATACAAACACATGGACACTCCTGTTGCTGCCATGGAAGGACGAGGAATCTCCAGCAACTTTTGCACTCCTCCATGAGCAACAAACTCTGTAGCAAACTTGTTGTGCAGCAGCAATGATGCCAAATGCTAAGGAATCATAAAAGGAGATTAGACTAGGATTCTTCAAACTGTCATCAattccatccccatcccatagaaaaacagagagcagaaaaagtAACTGCTCTGTGCTTTGTGTACCTCACTTCTTCCTCCCATTACATTTAATCCAGAATGTAGTATTTATCccaataacaaaaccaaaagagacaCTACCAGACATATTTTTTTACACATCTTgcaaaaaaaatacaagaaaagcagagcaaCTCAGAAATTATCCAACAGGCCACCTTAAGGTCTTTCTATTGCCTTCAAATTCACTCACTTTCTATTACCATTACTAACTATTTAAATTTCCATTCATATTTTGATTATGACATATTGCTGACAGAAGGAATTTTACAAAATTGGGTATAAAGGCGATTAAAGGGAAGTCTGCAGCTGCACTGAAGTGTACTGCACACTGCTTTTCTGGATTACCTACATCTTAAGAGGAAACAGTAAGAGCCACTGCAAACCCCACTCTACTCCCAACTGAAGTAACCTACAGCTACTGTAGGAACACTGttccttcaaaataaattttcaaatgaCAAAGATACAGAGAGGAAGACTCTGGAGGATCAGAGGCAGAGAAGTTATTgtgaaagagggaaagaatgCACAGAAAAGTTTAacttgtgctgctgcactgcaggtTTGGCTTGAATACAGTTATTTTGTGTGGCTTTTTACCTTGGGGAGGTAACCTTAAAGACTACTCACACAAAACTAGTTTTTAAACCACTGAGTTCAGAGATGTCATACTGAGGCTTCTGGGAGTAAGATGTTTATGCTCCTTCACAAGTGTCCTGTGAGATGGCAGGCAGTGGAATAACTCAGGAATGCCATCTAAGGGCAGCAGGAACACAATCATttgacagaaaaaggaatttttatcaTCTTCAAATAGGTAGATGACAGGCGAACTTAATGGCCCTTCCTGCAcaattaagatatttttattccctccttcctttcccgttttttcattttaagtgcTTGATACTTCAAAAACCAAAACTGCAATGCATTCAACTTGAGTGAAAGCCACTTCCAATCCTGGGGAATGCTGCAAGACATCAGCCTAAAGAAGATGAGCACTTGCC
This region of Vidua chalybeata isolate OUT-0048 chromosome 12, bVidCha1 merged haplotype, whole genome shotgun sequence genomic DNA includes:
- the DCAF1 gene encoding DDB1- and CUL4-associated factor 1 isoform X1, which codes for MTSGSGHVDSKAELTTLLEQWEKEHGSGQDMVPILTRMSELIEKETEEYRKGDPDPFDDRHPGRADPECMLGHLLRILFKNDDFMNALVNAYVMTSREPPLNTAACRLLLDIMPGLETAVVFQEKEGIVENLFKWAREADQPLRTYATGLLGGAMENQDIAANYRDENSQLVALVLRRLRELQVTEMTTKQENKRPSPRKVPSDPLLPLDEEAVDMDYGEMTVDGEQEEVSGDIEISFHLDSSHKTSSRVNSATKLDDGGLRKGRSGKQHERDGFRKAKQKLGFSTSEPERMFVELSNSSWSEMSPWVIGTNYTLYPLTPAIEQRLILQYLTPLGEYQELLPIFMQLGSRELMMYYIDLKRTNDVLLTFEALKHLASLLLHNKFATEFVAHGGVQKLLEIPRPSMAATGVSMCLYYLSYNQDAMERVCMHPHNVLSDVVNYTLWLMECSHASGCCHATMFFSICFSFRAVLELFDRHDGLRRLVNLISTLEILNLEDQGALLSDDEIFASRQTGKHTCMALRRYFEAHLAIKLEQVKQSLQRTEGGILVHPQPPYKACSYTHEQIVEMMEFLIEYGPAQLYWEPAEVFLKLSCVQLMLQLISIACNWKTYYARNDTVRYALDVLAILTVVPKIQLQLAEPVDVLDEAGSTVSTVGISIILGVAEGEFFIHDAEIQKSALQIIINCVCGPDNRISSIGKFISGTPRRKLPQAPKSSEHTLAKMWNVVQSNNGIKVLLSLLSVKMPITDADQIRALACKALVGLSRSSTVRQIISKLPLFSSCQIQQLMKEPVLQDKRSEHVKFCKYAAELIERVSGKPLLIGTDVSLARLQKADVVAQSRITFPEKELLLLIRNHLISKGLGETASVLTKEADLPMTAASHSSAFTPVAAAASPVTLPRTPRIANGISARLSSHTAVGSTATSVHAQARPSASQGPPALPGPSYASNSPLIGRISFVRERPSPCNGRKIRVLRQKSDHGAYSQSPAIKKQLDRHLPSPPTLDSIITEYLREQHARCKNPVATCPPFSLFTPHQCPEPKQRRQAPTNFTSRLTRRAAFPKYGGVDGGCFDRHLIFSRFRPISVFREANEDESGFTCCAFSARERFLMLGTCTGQLKLYNVFSGQEEASYNCHNSAITHLEPSRDGSLLLTSATWSQPLSALWGMKSVFDMKHSFPDDHYVEFSKHSQDRVIGTKGDIAHIYDIQTGNKLLTLFNPDLANNYKKNCATFNPTDDLVLNDGVLWDVRSAQAIHKFDKFNMTISGVFHPNGLEVIVNTEIWDLRTFHLLHTVPALDQCRVVFNYTGTVMYGAMLQADDEDDLLEERMRSPFGSSFRTFNATDYKPIATIDVKRNIFDLCTDSKDCYLAVIENQGSMDAMNMDTVCRLYEVGRQRLAEDEEDEEEDQEEEEQEEEDDDEDDDDTDDLDELDTDQLLEAELEEDENNENAGEDGENDFSPSDDEEIANLLEEGDEGEDEDSDADEEVELILGDTDSSDNSDLEDDIILSLNE
- the DCAF1 gene encoding DDB1- and CUL4-associated factor 1 isoform X2; translated protein: MTSGSGHVDSKAELTTLLEQWEKEHGSGQDMVPILTRMSELIEKETEEYRKGDPDPFDDRHPGRADPECMLGHLLRILFKNDDFMNALVNAYVMTSREPPLNTAACRLLLDIMPGLETAVVFQEKEGIVENLFKWAREADQPLRTYATGLLGGAMENQDIAANYRDENSQLVALVLRRLRELQVTEMTTKQENKRPSPRKVPSDPLLPLDEEAVDMDYGEMTVDGEQEEVSGDIEISFHLDSSHKTSSRVNSATKLDDGGLRKGRSGKQHERDGFRKAKQKLGFSTSEPERMFVELSNSSWSEMSPWVIGTNYTLYPLTPAIEQRLILQYLTPLGEYQELLPIFMQLGSRELMMYYIDLKRTNDVLLTFEALKHLASLLLHNKFATEFVAHGGVQKLLEIPRPSMAATGVSMCLYYLSYNQDAMERVCMHPHNVLSDVVNYTLWLMECSHASGCCHATMFFSICFSFRAVLELFDRHDGLRRLVNLISTLEILNLEDQGALLSDDEIFASRQTGKHTCMALRRYFEAHLAIKLEQVKQSLQRTEGGILVHPQPPYKACSYTHEQIVEMMEFLIEYGPAQLYWEPAEVFLKLSCVQLMLQLISIACNWKTYYARNDTVRYALDVLAILTVVPKIQLQLAEPVDVLDEAGSTVSTVGISIILGVAEGEFFIHDAEIQKSALQIIINCVCGPDNRISSIGKFISGTPRRKLPQAPKSSEHTLAKMWNVVQSNNGIKVLLSLLSVKMPITDADQIRALACKALVGLSRSSTVRQIISKLPLFSSCQIQQLMKEPVLQDKRSEHVKFCKYAAELIERVSGKPLLIGTDVSLARLQKADVVAQSRITFPEKELLLLIRNHLISKGLGETASVLTKEADLPMTAASHSSAFTPVAAAASPVTLPRTPRIANGISARLSSHTAVGSTATSVHAQARPSASQGPPALPGPSYASNSPLIGRISFVRERPSPCNGRKIRVLRQKSDHGAYSQSPAIKKQLDRHLPSPPTLDSIITEYLREQHARCKNPVATCPPFSLFTPHQCPEPKQRRQAPTNFTSRLTRRAAFPKYGGVDGGCFDRHLIFSRFRPISVFREANEDESGFTCCAFSARERFLMLGTCTGQLKLYNVFSGQEEASYNCHNSAITHLEPSRDGSLLLTSATWSQPLSALWGMKSVFDMKHSFPDDHYVEFSKHSQDRVIGTKGDIAHIYDIQTGNKLLTLFNPDLANNYKKNCATFNPTDDLVLNDGVLWDVRSAQAIHKFDKFNMTISGVFHPNGLEVIVNTEIWDLRTFHLLHTVPALDQCRVVFNYTGTVMYGAMLQADDEDDLLEERMRSPFGSSFRTFNATDYKPIATIDVKRNIFDLCTDSKDCYLAVIENQGSMDAMNMDTVCRLYEVGRQRLAEDEEDEEEDQEEEEQEEEDDDEDDDDTDDLDELDTDQLLEAELEEDENNENAGEDGENDFSPSDDEEIANLLEEGDEGEDEDSDADEEVELILGDIICCIQ